One Camelus ferus isolate YT-003-E chromosome 31, BCGSAC_Cfer_1.0, whole genome shotgun sequence genomic window, AAAAAGACGCCACAATCGAAAAGTCATCTTAAGAGTGAAGAAATTATGAAGTGTGTTGGGTtcggtagaaaaaaaaaatgatctccATGTCTTCAGAGACAAGCCAAGGGCACTGACTCTTTTGAAGTTTATTTATCAGGGAAAGAGGAAAGCCTCTGAAACATAAGGCAAGGGGTAGGCAACCTGCTGTTAACACGTCGCCTTGATTTCAGAGTTTTGTCCCTGCTGTTTACATTTAGTTCAGGTTTTGACCTTGCTGTTTCCACCCTGAggatattttgtttctttttttaatttaagcataATCGGTTTATAATGTAGctttaatttctagtgtacaacatagtgattcagttatacacacacacacacacatatatatatattccttttcatattctttttcattataggttattacaagatattgaatatatttccctgtgctacacagtaggaccttgctgttcatctattttatatctagtagttagtatctgcaaatcttaaactcccagtttatccctccaccctgtcccctttcctccctggtaatgataagtttgttttctatgtctgtgagtctgtttctgttttgtaaataaattcatttgtgtcattttttttagattctacatataagtgatatcatatggtatttttctttctctttgtggcttacttcacctagtatgacaatctccaggtccatctatgttgctgcaaatgacattgttttattcttttttatggctgagtagtatttcattgtgtgtatatgtgtatgtatatatcttctttatccagtcatctgtcaatggacatgtaggctgcttccatgtcttggctgttgtaaatagtgctgctatgaacattgaggtgcatgtacaTTTTCAAATTACACTTTCACTCTGATGatgttgtaaataaaatgttcaattatAGTTGTCTCAAACAATTATTTTCCcactaaaatttttgtttatagcCTATTAATTCTCTGATCAAAGTCTTTGCAgagcagttaaaatattttaaacttttttgcaTCATTATCTTTATTCCACTCAAAGTGTTTCAATCATTTCAGTTCCTTTCTGTCTTAATTGCAAAGATATATGTGACTCACTAATCCTCCTTTTTgcaatatcatataatattttactAAGTCTATTTGTCATGTGCCTTTTGTGGTGTGTGGACATTACTCTGATGAATCAGTTGCAATTATCTAAGGTCTTACAGATTTAAAATCTATCaaattttactcaaaatattttaccaGGTGCAGTTCCTTCTTTTGGCAAAATTATTTCAGGTCAATTATTtctaccagttataaaattctgcaTGTTCGTTATCGCCATTTACAAAATTATCAAACTATGTGACTCACAAGCATTTTTACTTACAACCAATTAATATTATTGATTCTAGCgtttcttgatttctttcaccAGCGCTAATTACTGTGAATTGAGCGGTTTGAGATGTGAGTGCCGTCGTGTctttataacatatattttaaactgtttataaACGACTATTTGGTCTGATAAAAAGTTACCCTACATAGTTTCTTCAGAGGAAAATATCTTTTTAGGcctaaaaataccaaaaatagaGCTCTTATGTCAAGAAATAGTCGTTGTTGAGAATGATGATTATTCATAGCTTGCCAGCTTTTTGAATGATTAAGTAAGAGTGGCCTCGGGCCAGGGGCATCTCCTTCTGAGAAGGTAGAAGTCCTCCCAGCGTACGCTGGGCGTATCTCCCCCTGTTCCCAATTTAACATGTGTTTCTTTGTTCTGCCTCAGTGTGCGCAGCCCACGGCCCCTGGCCAACCCCACTGAGTTACCTGTTTCCACCAGGGAGGGAACGAGGTGTTCCTGCAGCCAAGAGGGGTGTGTGGAGAGCATCGCCCTGCATGGGTTGTGGGGTGAGACCCGCTGGCCACGGGAGACCACTGACGCTGACTGGTCCTGTCTCTTCGTTACACAGGTGAAGCGTTTTCCCACCTAGTTCTTGTGTGATTCACGTGTTTCCCGGCAGCTCCGACACAGGCGGGGGGCTGACCCCGGGGCCGCTGCTCCTGGTGGTGGGGTCCTCCTGCAGTGGCACCCTCCCCTGGGGGTGGGACAAGCGTCCCTTTCCTGACCTGCCATGCAAGCCTGACTGTTCAGTTAAAGAAGCATAATATTAATTTTGCCTTGGATTTAATAGACATACTCATGGaacattttgagaattttatttattttacttttttagaaagAGGTCAAAGtacctgtatttttaataatttcttgaCATGGTAAAGAATTTCACACTATGATCCCAAGGtggcagggtgaggaggaggggcagtggggcAACCCAGCAAACAAGGAGGGAAGCTGAGAAGCAcatggtgggaggaaggaaggggtttCGTTGGACAGGGTCTGGAGGGTGGCTGGGGCACTGCCCAGCTCATATGCAGCTGGGTTGTTACCGAGCACTGTTCACGGGAAGACAGCATCCTAGCTCCTTCCCTGCAGCACAGTGGGAGTAAAACTGATGCGTCCAGATGGAAATATGACTGGGGACTGGAAGACAGAGACAGGGGAAGAATAAAAGTCAGAAGTAAGACACTGAGGGAGTCACTGGCAAGCGGACCGCAGACACCGACTCTCCAGTAGCGAGTGGTAGAAGAAAAAAGTGGGGATTGATGAGGGTGAACCAAAACGCTGTAGCAAGTGACATCTCTGGAAAATTTGAGAGATAGGAGGCAACTCTTCTATGGTTTGACTTGCCCAGcagatttacacacacacacagtgtgtacacacacatacacacacaagtgaCTGCTTCCCCTGGAAGCGCAATACTATAAACAAGAGACATTTGTGCCAAAGAGAAAGCCCACTGGGAGCAGGGGCATCTGGCCTTCACAGCTGCAGACACCCCCAACCCAACTTACAGCTGGCCTGGCAGGAGGCGACCAGGGGTCAGAGGACCAGCCTTTGCAATAACGCCCAAAAGGACCCAAGTcccagaggaaggaacctcccccaGTCCCCGTGCTCCTCATCTCTCAGCTCTCCTCCAACTCCCCAGCCTCGGGCACCGAGAGGCTACATTCTCAGGAGACAAGCGGCTCTGGCGGATTGAGGACGAGGACAACTATCACCTTCTGAATGGTGTCTGTGTGCACATGGGCGCGTGTGTGCCTGCACAcgagagagggacagggagagagcgagagagagggTTTGCAGGCAGGCAGGGCGAGGGAGTATCAGGTAACAGAGGAGgaagtcatgtgtgtgtgtgtgtgtgtatcacatataCGTGTATGTGAAAATCTGTTATAAAAACTTCTGAAGGAGGTAGGGGCTTGGCAGAAGGTCTAAGGTGTTTCTTGTCATGATCAGAGTCAAGGTGGAATGTACGTAGATGGGGAACCCTAAGTGACCGCCAGGGCAACTGTGGCAGGGAGGATCCAATGTCCCACAGTGTGAGAGACGCTAAACTTTCATGAAGAAGAGAGGAGCCGatcccccccccaaccccactccagTTCCTACAAAACGTCTAGCACTTTCGCTCCAGGTCCCTCAGCTTCCAACCAGCTAAtcatcaaaaggaagaaaacacaaagcCGAAGACGCAGGAGGGAGGCGGGCGAGAAAACACAAGTATTCTTGTGCCAGCATCCTGCGCACACAAACCGGAGTTCTCCAGAAACTAGGgcaggtggggtgtggggtgttAGGAGAGGAAACGGAGAAGTTCCTGAGGCCCGAAAAAAGAGGCAAACACGTCACAGAACTACATGAGAGATTCATTGACTCTAACTACAAACAGACGGGTGATTACCATTTCCAGCCAGTTTCCCCATCATGACAGTCATGGAACAAACCAAGGCAATGTCGGTCTTGAGCCAGTGTCTCTGCAGTGCTGCTCCCGGGCCGTTTTATCTTCTCAATATTTTCCAGGATCATGTCCTGTAGAGTGACGTATTGATTCCTTAGCTCTGATATGATGAGCCGAAGGCTGACCGATTCTTTCTTGTCAATCTCTGTCACTGTGCGGCGACAGTCCTCCACATGGGGATATTTAGCTGTTTTAGAAACCAGTTTGGCTCTTGTAATATAATATCTAGAAACCTGGTCCGGATAAGATGCAGCTTCGCTCTCAACAGTTCTTAGTTCTGCAAATGTCTCCTCCTGAACGGACACCCCAAAGTTGTTCCCATCTTCTATCCCAGGGGTCAGGAGCGGTACCCACATTTTGACCGTGTTGCACATCTCAGCCAGCAGCCGGATCTCAGCTTCGCTTTCTCAATGTTGTCCACCAGCTGCTCGTTGCTTTTCAGCATCCCATTGGGCATCACAAACCCCTCAGTTCCTTGGAAGCCCTCTTCACCTTCCTCCAACCTCCGCATCTTGTAAGTGGGACCGTCCAGTCCAACATGGCTGTTGGCGAGAAGAATGGGGTCAGGGACTGGGAGATTCGTGTCTGAGTGGGTCTGAGTTAGGTCATGGATGTTTAGGATTGGTTCCTTCAAAAAACTATCAAGCTGTAacaatttctttgggaaaaaactTGCCACCAAGTCGTCTGCCTCACTTGTGATCCACTCCCTGAAAGAATCAACCTTGAGCTTCACTTGCTGATCTACCTTCAGCAACGAGGCCatggccgggccgggccgggccgtgTCAGCTCCGCTGGGGACCGGAGGCGCTGTGGGCCCCGGGAAGGGGGTCAGAAGGGAGGGCAGAGTCCCGGCTGCCCTGGGGCTGCGGCCGCCCTCGCCGGCTCACTCGCTGCTCGCTCCCTCCCTGGGTACCACCTGTAcctgcccgctgcccgctgcccgctgcccgctgcccgctcGCCCTCCCAGGCTCACTGCTCACGCCCGGACCCTTTTGAGAATTCTACATGCTTAAACCATAGCGATGCCTTGCACAATAAATCAGAGGAATAAAGTGTATAGTTCCCACTCTCCAATCAACCGGAGTCCCAGCTCCTACCTCCACTTCTGGGTTTGCATCATACTGCTGTTTATGCTGAATGTTTCCACTTGGAGGTTCATAGTCACgattttccatttataaagaaattaatactTGGAAGGTTTGAATATCTTTCCAAAGACAACGTACCCAGGaataaatgaactgaattttGAGCTTCTGTTGATTCTGTATTCTTTCTGCTATATCGGGTTACCATGGACACAAAAATTACATCTTCATAATTAAATGATGTGatgattattattacttttcAAAGATCACATATAAGAAGACATGCTATTTGGCATCCattatagatatttttattgattctGTACATTGCCTTTAAATTCAGTGTTTCTGTTACCACAAACTGCAGGCTTAGCTGCGCAGAATCCAAACCCCCGCTTAATCTGCACATTGTGTTAATCTCACTGAATCTCGCATATGCAGCCAGGGTCAGAGAAAATGAGCTGGAAAGGAATTAGAACGTTATCGGGGGAGCTGGCAAGACCAAGGAAGGTTTGTAAAATGTTCTGTCTTCGGTGATTGAAGAGGAGTAACAAAGGGTATTCGTTCCTTTTGGTTAGTTTTTTATCAGGAGGCCCAGAATGTGACCACAAAACCTTTAGTTCTTACGTTATTTTAGCTAAATTGGCCTATTTCTATGGATTTTCTAAAAATGGATATCAGACTGGCTTGGTGAGGACGTATAAGACTCATAAAAGTGATTTCATTTGATTTGTGGCAAATCCTATCTTTCTGAAACAATTTTAACGCagcaaagttgttttttttttttaatgttgatgccagattttaaaagcagtaaaagGAGGTGCCGTTGAACCTGGGTGTGGACAAAAGAGATTAGAACTTTGGGATGTTTGTATTTGCATAAACCCCCAAAGGCAAGCAATCACGTCACACCCTTTCCTGCCATACACTCCACTTTTCCTTGGAAGTGTATTCACATCCATAAATAACTCAATTGCAggagatatatttttttcagtgagaattttaaatgcttaaatcaTAGCAACGCCTGGCACAATAAATCAGAGGAATAAAGTGTTGTATGGTTCCAGCTCTCCAGTTCACCTGGAGTCCAGTTTCTACCTCTGCTTCTGGGTTTGCaatatttcttttcctgctgAACATTTCCATTTGGAGGTTCGTATTTACGATTTTCCCATCTGACAACGTCTTTGCTTTATGATTTTACCTTCTTGTTCAAAGGGACCCTTTTTGCTGTAGACCCTGCATTCAGAACCATGTTCATAAGagtaaaataaactcaaaattgaattttaaaaaaatcttactcaTTAGGAAGAAAGTTTCTTGAAGGTATAGATTTAcaactttcaaataaaatgttgagTGTTCTTCAGTGTGGCAgctccatttataattatattttaaacgGTTTGATGAAGTAATGAGAAATGCAAAGCCTGTTTCCATGTTCTGACAATTTTCTAGCTgcatttaagattttctctttgtttctaatttttaataattttactacGAAGTAAACTTACTTAAGACTCACAAAAAATCTCTACagttaaagtttttttaatcagTTCTAGAAAATTCTTGGCCAGTATCTCTTTAAATACTTTGAattttgcttctgctttcttgtttttcttctctcctgttgaGACTCCAAATTACACAGATCTTAGAAATTTTGAGCCTGTCTTGAGTGtctcatgattttatttttctccattcttattttctcttttatccatTTTAGGTATTTTCTACTGATTTGCCTTCTGGTTCAACCATCTTGTTCAATCTGCTCTTTTGCTCACCTGTCTGTCATAatttcagatactgtatttttcagttctggaaTGCTCATTTGCTCCTATATAGATTGTAACTCTCTGATAAACCATCCACTTCTTCTCTTCATTATGTCTTAAATAgatcagttattttaaagtccttgtaAATTTatctctgtttacagatgacatgattatacATGTAGAAAACCCTACAGACTCAACAACAGCAACCATTAGAACTAGTAAATTCAGTGAAGTCACAACATGCAaatcaatatatgcaaatcagcACTATTTCTACACACAAACAATAAactctccaaaaagaaaattaagaaacaatacaatttacaatagcaacaaaaataataaaatacttaagaataaacttaatcaaATGGGTAAAAAACTTGTACACTGTAAAGTATTaaacattaatgaaggaaattaaagaagacacaggtAAATGGGAAAACATCCTGTATTCATGAATTGGGAGAGTTAATACTGTAAAAATGTCCGTATTACCCGAAATGATCTACAGATTAAATTCAGTCTCAACCAAAATCCCAATggcttttttttaacagaaatagggggaaaaatcCTAAAATACATATGGAAACCCAAAAGGCCCAAATAACCAAATTAAGCttaatcaaaaagaacaaaactgaaggcattacattttctaattttaaaatataagacaaagttacagtaatcaaaacaatgggAAACTAGCATGGaaacagacatgtagaccaatggaaTGGGATAGAGACGCCTTAACCAGATCCATGCATCTGCAGTCAACTCATCCTCAGTGACAGTAATaagaacacacaatggggaaaggactgtctcttcaataagcagtattgggaaaactgggcatCTCCGTGCAGAAGGATGAAATTGTagccttacctcacaccatatatgaaaataaatttaaaatgtattaaaggaCTTACACCtaacacctgaaaccataaaactgcttgaagaaaacaaaggggaaaatttCTTGACATGGGTctgggcaatgattttttttttaacgtgacACCAAAAGTCAAAAGCAGCCAAAGCAAAAATAGATCGCTGGAAttgtatcaaactaaaaagtaaggaaaaagagcagcagagtgaaaaggcaagctgcaaaatgaaagacaaatatttaaaatccgTGTATCTGATATAGGGTTAATAGCCAAAATACatatgggggagggtgtagcttagtggcagagtgcatacttagcatgcacaaggtcctgggttcaatcctcaggacctccattaaaaaatataataaaagttaatttaaaaatccataaagaaacctaattacctcctcccaacacatttaaaaaacaaaaaacaaataaatgtttaatccaaaatatatacagcaaaaaaaaaagagaagaaatccgAATAACCTCATTTAAAAGTGGTCCAGAACCTGAAGATGTATTCctctaaagaaaacatacaaatggcaaacaggtatatgaaaagatccTCGACTTTGCTGGtcatgtgtatatacaccacGCATCATTCTTAGTTCCTTAGCTTCCACCAGAGACCATCATCCAACCCTGGAGGGCTGGCACCACGCAGTCTAGTGGAAAATAAAGATGTCAGGCCTTTTGTCTAAACACCAGGGGGTGGAAGTGCAGTTAAAGGTACTAAAATACAAGGTTTTgttgtcccccaccccccagtcttTCTCTCAACTTGTCTTGGCTGTGACTGCGGTGTTCCAGATGCGGTGTGGCAGCTGGGAGACCAGTCAGGTCGCTGCAGCCACGTGATGAGACTAGGAGGAGGGGGGGATGCTAGCCCACCAACCTCTGATGCCCTTTCTCTTAGAACTCTGCTCTGTTCGTGTTATTATTTCAAAGAAGCTTTTCTCTGTATGTGCCTCCCCAATTCCTCAAGAGCCCTGCAGTCTAGCGAGGGGATGAAGCTACGTGTATGAATAATTAGCACACAGTAGAACATGGTAAGAGATGctcttggaggaggaagaggggaagggagggaagggcttgtAGCCAGGCTGACAGGTGAGAGCAAGGCAGCTGAGCCTGTTGCCCAGGACATGCTCTTGCTTGAGACTGAGTATGACGCAACAATTTAAATGAGCCAGGTTCCTGGGTTGGTTGTCTGGATACTCACACAGGTAGTCAGTCTCCACATGTGAGTGAGTTTTTATGGAAACACCTGTGCCATCATCCACCTCCTCTTGTTTCTAACCCAGGGCCTCCCAAACACTGACACAGCCTGTGCAGAGCTGGGTGGGTGCCCACAGCGCCACTTAGGGAAGGCGTCTTTAAAGGCCCAGATGTGCGCTATCAGAGCCACAAGGTGGTCGGGTTCACAAGGTGGGACCTGTGTAGGGATGTCTGCTTTAGTTCACACTGTACAGCTTTCTTTTCTGTAGTCTCCTGCAACAGCCTTTCTGACAAATTGTTTTTGAAGTGCATGGAGGAATCTGAATCTATGCAGAAGGGGAAGGGTCGCTCTAAGCAGAGGGTGTAACCAGTCCTAGAGGCAGTGGCAGAGGAGAACGATTCTTGCAGCGATGTCTATGACTTCTGATGGATGTTAAATGACGATTTGCTTGGAGTGTAGGGTTCGGGATGCTCTTAGGGAAAGTCTGGGATTGGAGTGTGGAGGGCCTCTCATGTCAAGAACACTCAGGTTCTTTGCCTAGGTGAGAGGGACCCAATGGAGGTTTGTTGAACGAATCCAGACATGATAGAACTACGCATCAAGAACCACACATAACAGCCACGTGTAATAATAACGGATGTGTTGTGAATGGACATGAGAGACAGAAGCAATATcaacaaaggagagaaagcaaaaattCAAGGTGGCTCCGGGGGGATAAATGCAGCAATCCTGGAGGGTGAGCCAGCAGCCTCAGtgaggcacagaggagaaggagaaaatttGCAGAAAAAATTAGTTTGGGTCACAGATTTCAATGGGCAGATGATACATGCTGGACAtagaaaatttctgtttcttaaaaccaAGTGTCCGGCTTAGGTGGGAAACACTGGTTTAATTTTCAAAGTCAAAAATCCATTCTTGAGATTTACTCATTTAATGCAGAATATCCTgtgaatatatattcaataaaagcACTAAcgtttctaatttatatttaatttgcagTATCTCATTTCACTCTAACTTTCTGAAGAGTTCTCAGTTTCTTattaaattaaatcagaataaatgagTTAAGAACTTCGATTACTTTCTAGTTCAAGGTCCTATAAGCAATTATCCTCTGTTGTCTTACATTATTGCTTTTTTTACATATGTTATTTCTtaactttaacattttatttctcattacGCTGCGTTCACACTTAACTCAAGAAAATAGAACCAGAACCAACTTCTGGGACAGCTTGTGAGAATTTGAAGACTTGAGGGatatttttaatagcaattttTCCAGAAGGAAGAAATACAGCAAAGTATGAGCAAGGCGTTCCTCCGATACAGCTCATTTAATATCCTCTAAGTCTTAATTCACAACGTGTCTCTTATTTTCTGAGtgatttttcttgcctttatGAAGGACAATTCACCCTTCCCTTTTTGCCAGGTCTTCCTTATATGAGCAGTGATTTTGATGAAaacccctcatttttttttctcaagcttTGCAGGATCGTTTGCTTTTTCCCTTGGGGTGAGGAAGCAGGTGGGGTCAAGTCACATTTCCCtttatcttccttccttcatacACTGCCGGTGGCCAGGAGAGCCATTTGGACAAGTGGGATGCATGGGggataaataaactcctttattggtttcagtttgtaaataagtaagTGGGATCAGTCCCCAGAGCGATAAATCCAGCTTCTTCCACAATCGCCAAGAACTGGAAGTAATCCAGAAGGCCTTCAGCCGGTGAGTGGATTAGCAAACGGCTGTACCTCCGCACAGTGGAACACCGCTCATTAACACAAGGGGCAGACTGCTGACTCACTCAGCACGCCGGTGCACCTTCACTCATTTCACTCTATGAGAAAGTCAGACTCGAAAGGCTGCCTATTCGATGTATTCTGTACATCCtaacaaaggggaaaagattCGGGAATGGAAAACAGATCCGTTATTGTCAGTAACGGGAGGTTTTCATAGCAAGGATGATGGAAGTTTTGTGGTGATGGACCCATGACATGTTCAGAATGTATaaatctttttatgtttatttttttctttccagttttgttgTTATACCTGACATACAAcactgcataagtttaaggtgcacagcataataaTTTAACTTCTATACAtctatgaaatgatcaccacaggaGGTGTAGTGAACGTCATTTTCTTACATAGctgcaaagtaaaagaaaaatttaaaaacgtTCTCCCGTGTGATGTGAACTCTTAAGAACCACTCTCTTGGCAATTTTCATACATAACATATAGCAGTGCtgattatattaatcatgttgtgCATTGTATTCCTAGCACTTATTTACcttataattggaaatttgtaccttttgatcaccttcatccactccccccaccccacgaCCTCATcgctggtaaccacaaatctgatctttttttccaaGAGTTTGTTtgttgaagtgtaattgacctacaacactatggtAGTTTCTGGTACACAACATGGTGACTCACTATTTCTGTACCTTACAAAAGGACCGCCGttcctttatctttaaaacaagagATTAATAGCACCAAGACCGGAAGAACATTCAAATTAACtacaaaaagaattcaaaaagaaCATCCTGGCTtacatatgagatcgctcatatgtggaatcttaaaaaaaaaaaaaaaaaagaacataaatacaaaacagaaacagactcatagacatagaatacaaacttgtggttgccaagggggaggagggtgggaagggatagactgggagtttaaaatttgtagacactgacaggcatatgcagaatagataaacaagattatgctgtgtggcacagggaaatatacacaagatcttctggtagctcacagcgaaaaaaatgtgacaatgaatatatgtatgttcatgtataactgaaaaattgtgctccacactggaatttgacacattttaaactgactgtaactcaataaaaaatagttaaaaa contains:
- the LOC102524056 gene encoding LOW QUALITY PROTEIN: proteasome activator complex subunit 3-like (The sequence of the model RefSeq protein was modified relative to this genomic sequence to represent the inferred CDS: inserted 1 base in 1 codon), which gives rise to MASLLKVDQQVKLKVDSFREWITSEADDLVASFFPKKLLQLDSFLKEPILNIHDLTQTHSDTNLPVPDPILLANSHVGLDGPTYKMRRLEEGEEGFQGTEGFVMPNGMLKSNEQLVDNIEKAKXEIRLLAEMCNTVKMWVPLLTPGIEDGNNFGVSVQEETFAELRTVESEAASYPDQVSRYYITRAKLVSKTAKYPHVEDCRRTVTEIDKKESVSLRLIISELRNQYVTLQDMILENIEKIKRPGSSTAETLAQDRHCLGLFHDCHDGETGWKW